aaaacaaaaatgacCCAAAGATATTGTTGTCACAGTGGGGTCCGTCGCAggagaaaagagaaaataaaaaaaataagaaaaagaaaaggaaaaggaaaggggaGCATTTGAAAGTAAATTATATAAGGGGTAGTGAGAATAAGTAATGGTAACGAGAATGATTTTTTTGCCAAAATGGCATATCGAGTGAATGTCTTTTTTTATGCTtcgatctctttttttttttatctatttttatatcaTTTGATCTCGGAGGATAACAAGTTAGCTCACAAGGTTTTTCACAAAGTGGATCACAAGTTGGCTCACAAGGTTGATGATCATGGGATGGATATGTTACTTATTGTGATATTCGTATTCAGCTGATTCTACTTTTTGTTGTGGACTTGGGTCACTTAGAATGCATCCGTTGTTGTCGCACGATAGTGTAGGATGCATTTTGTTTGTAACTTATGTGAGATAAGCTGTCAAACTTTGTTGGATTCTTTTTGTTGTACGTAATGTGCTTTTGTTAGTGTCTAATACGTCTTTGGTTACCAAAGACAATGAAAATAGCATGGTCAATGTCAAAGATACAAGAGCTCAAACATAAACATAGATTACAAATGAAACAAAGATGCAAAAGTTTAACAGAAACAGTTTTTCAAAAGAGACTAAGAAGAGCTTAACAGAAACATTTGTAAGATCAAGAATTGTGAGCTTGTTCGTTCTGAGCCAAGAGTGTGTTACACATGGTGATGAGTGTGTAACATAGTACGTTAAGTTTGTTACGGCGTGATGACGTGTCACAAACTTATGGAAGTAGAAGATATTGCTTTGGCGcgaagcaaagaagatcttctgTTGACGATATTTTAGGAAGTAGAATATTGTCTTTCACGGGTACTTAACGAGGGAACCTAGAAGTGTTTTAGGTTAAGCGTTAAGAGAGTAATAGCTAGAGCAAGAAGTTTGTTCTTGTCGGCTACAGAAATCGAGTGAAAGGTTTTCAGCTTGGGTTTCTGTAATTTAGAGATTAGAAATTGGTCTGTCGCTAGTCGTGTGTGAGTGAGCATAAACCGGATTAAACAGATATAGGaggattgtttaaaaaatttctaatatACAAGAAAGTGTTCTTGAAAGACTTGTGTACGGTTCATATTTGTGTGTCTCTGAACttttatttggtatcagagcaggaaACCTCTGTGGTATCAAGTACTACTAACAGGTTGAGATCCTGCAGATTTCATGGACACCATGAAGGAACTCTTACACATTCATAAGCCTATCATGCTGGACAGTACCAACTTTGGTCACTGGAAAGTGAGGATGCAACACATCATCAGAGGAGTTGATGAAGATGCTTGGACGTCTATAGAAGATGGTTGGAGTGCTCCTACCGTTGTCTTGGAAGATAATTCTGTTGGTCCAAAGCCTAAAGACCAGTGGACTGATTGTGAGAAGAAAGCGTCTAAGTTCAACTCTAAAGCTCTAACTGTCATATTCTCGTCAGTAGATGTTGAGAAGTTCAAGATCATACAAGGATGTGAATCTGCCAAGCAAGTGTGGGATACGCTCATAAATCACTTTGAAGGAAATACCAGTGTGAGAAGGACACGCCTTGATCACCTAGCCTCCAAGTTTGAGAACCTGAGAATGAGTGATGATGAGCTGATTGATGGATTCATATGCAAGATCAGTGAATTGGCAAGTGAAGCGTCTGTTCTTGGCAAGAAGTATGAAGAAAAGGATTTGGTGAAGAAGCTGCTAAGGTGCTTACCACCACGGTTTGAAGCTTATAAAGCTGTTCTCACACTTGCTGTTGACACAGATGAGATGAAGTTTGATCAACTATCAGACATTCTGAAGGTGCATCATCTTGAGAAAACCGACCGACAATCTACTAACCAGAAAAGCATTGCCTTCACAGCTGAGTCTAAGGATGATGGTCGAGTCACTAAAATTGAAGAGAATCTGAGTTTAATGGCTCGAAACTTCAACAAGTTTGTCAAGCGTATGGAGAAAGGTGGTGGTAGATCCAATGGACGCTACCAAAAGAATGATGATGAAAGGGCCAGCTCTCAGCACTCAAAGCAGGATTCTAGCAAGAACACAAAGAAGTGTCATGAGTATAAAGGTTACGGCCACTTCAGAAGCGAGTGTCCCCTTGCTAAGAGAAAAGAGCAAAAATGTATTGAGTGTAAAGGCATTGGGCATACACGCAGTGAGTGTCCTAGCATTCTCAAGAAAGAGAAGTCTCTCATGTGCTTCAGTGACACTAAATCTGAAAGCGACAGTGACGAAGGTGAGCTGCACCTAAACTTCATGGCTCTAATTGATCAAGAAAGTGGAAAAGATTCTAATGCTTACagcgaggatgatgatgatcttgAGCAAGATCTTGAAACTGAGTACAAGACTCTATTTGACAAGTTCTGATCTCAGTCATGAGAATCTCGAGCTTCTCAAGGAGAAAGCACTGCTGAAGGCTCAGATTAACATACTGGAACTTGATCAGCCTTCCACCAAGACAAAAGCTTACTCAATTGACCGAGAGTCGGATCAAGAAGTTCTTGCACTTAAGAGAGCGATGACAGAGCAGGAACGAGTTCGTAAGGAAGCTGAAGCACTCGTACAAAGGTTGAGCGATCTCTTAGTCGTAGAGACTGATCGAAGTAGGCTACTCGAAAGTCACCTAACTGAAAATCACAAGAAGTTTCGCATGCCCTCAGCTGGTACTGCAACTCTTGATCACATACTTACATTGGGACAGTGTCCGAGTCTCAACATCGGCTTGGGATATAAAGGATCTACCTCAAAGGCTACTGAAACGAAGTTTGTGAGGGAAGCTCCTAATGAAGAAAAGAAACCTGAAGAGAAAGGGGTCCCTGCTGAAAGAAACGAGAATGTCCTTCTTAAACCAAGAAGACGTGGAAACAGATGTCATTTCTGTGGGAAACGAGGACACAACGCTAGGTTATGTTACTTTCGAAGACGTCAGTATGAGAGGGCATGGAGGTTGAACCTGTGTTTCACCGAACCAACTGCTTACGGTTGCGTGTGGATAGCCAAACGTGATCTATATCCGAACTACAAAGAGAACACTCACTCTGAACTAAACACCGTTTCTGTTAAGTCACACACTGAAGCAGAACATGATCTTGTTTGCAACTTTGTGCGAGTACAAGTAGACACGGAGATCGTTAGTAATGTTGCTTATACCTCTGCTGAAGAAGCATCACAATCTCAACTTCCCTGGTATTTTGATAGTGGGTGCTCAAAGCATATGACTGGAAATGAAGACTATATTGAGAAGCTCGAACTCATCAGAGGTGGAAAAGTTACTTTTGGAGATGGAGGACAAGGCAAAATTCGTGCAATTGGAATAACCTCCAGACCTGATGTGCCTAAACTCTCAAACGTTTACTTTGTTGAGGGTCTCAAGGCGAATCTGATCAGTGTGAGTCAACTATGTGATAAAGGATTAAAGGTTATCTTTAACAGCAAG
The window above is part of the Brassica napus cultivar Da-Ae chromosome C8, Da-Ae, whole genome shotgun sequence genome. Proteins encoded here:
- the LOC106412807 gene encoding uncharacterized protein LOC106412807 — translated: MKELLHIHKPIMLDSTNFGHWKVRMQHIIRGVDEDAWTSIEDGWSAPTVVLEDNSVGPKPKDQWTDCEKKASKFNSKALTVIFSSVDVEKFKIIQGCESAKQVWDTLINHFEGNTSVRRTRLDHLASKFENLRMSDDELIDGFICKISELASEASVLGKKYEEKDLVKKLLRCLPPRFEAYKAVLTLAVDTDEMKFDQLSDILKVHHLEKTDRQSTNQKSIAFTAESKDDGRVTKIEENLSLMARNFNKFVKRMEKGGGRSNGRYQKNDDERASSQHSKQDSSKNTKKCHEYKGYGHFRSECPLAKRKEQKCIECKGIGHTRSECPSILKKEKSLMCFSDTKSESDSDEARMMMILSKILKLSTRLYLTSSDLSHENLELLKEKALLKAQINILELDQPSTKTKAYSIDRESDQEVLALKRAMTEQERVRKEAEALVQRLSDLLVVETDRSRLLESHLTENHKKFRMPSAGTATLDHILTLGQCPSLNIGLGYKGSTSKATETKFVREAPNEEKKPEEKGVPAERNENVLLKPRRRGNRCHFCGKRGHNARLCYFRRRQYERAWRLNLCFTEPTAYGCVWIAKRDLYPNYKENTHSELNTVSVKSHTEAEHDLVCNFVRVQVDTEIVSNVAYTSAEEASQSQLPWYFDSGCSKHMTGNEDYIEKLELIRGGKVTFGDGGQGKIRAIGITSRPDVPKLSNVYFVEGLKANLISVSQLCDKGLKVIFNSKECRAVDARNNVVLRGIRSGNNCNFWRPSNVWFTATESKLDLWHKKLGHMNTNRLSRLVNAEVVRGVPDL